Within the Cytophagales bacterium genome, the region CTTTTAGTTTCTACTCCATAAAGGGCTGCAAGATCAAAATCAAGCATTACTTTATATCCTCTAAGGTTGTAAATTAATGAATAATAGCCTGATTTTATAAAGGCATTTTCCATTTGCAAGAGTTTTAGTTTCAGGTCGCAATTTGCGACCTCAAAAACTTCTTAATCAGTTATTTATTTTTGAATAATACTTCATAAATCAAACATCAAACAACCAATATCCAACATCCAGCCAGCAAATTCATCGGATGGCTCCACACTTTATCCAGCAGAGCCATCCGATGACGCCCAACCCTGATCTTCCATCTTCAATTTTCATTTTTTTTTTAATATTTCCATAGTTCTACAATTGTAGAAGTGTAGAAGTAACAAACATCTTCCAACATCCAAAATCCCCCCCCTCTCAACTTGAAAGTTGAGCTACATCCATCTTACATATAAATCTCCCCTCCACCTTCAACAAACTCCTTCGCTTTCTCCTCCATCCCCTTTTCCAAAGCCTTTTTCTCACTAATCTCTTTTTTTGCCGCATATTCTCTCACTTCCTGTGTAATTTTCATAGAGCAGAAATGCGGGCCGCACATGGAGCAAAAATGGGCTACTTTGGCATTATCAGAGGGTAAGGTCTCATCGTGGAATTCCCTTGCCGTATCCGGGTCTAATGAAAGGTTGAACTGGTCTTCCCACCGGAATTCAAACCTGGCCTTACTTAACATATTATCCCGGTACTGTGCACCGGGGTGCCCCTTTGCCAGGTCGGCAGCGTGGGCTGCGAGCTTATAGGTGATAACGCCATCTTTTACGTCTTTTTTATTGGGCAAACCCAAATGTTCTTTTGGGGTAACATAACAAAGCATAGCCGTACCGTACCAGCCAATCATTGCGGCACCGATAGCAGAGGTAATGTGGTCATAACCCGGAGCAATATCTGTTGTCAATGGCCCTAAAGTATAAAATGGGGCATCCTGGCAGATTTCCAGTTGCTTGTCCATGTTTTCCTTGATCAAATGCATGGGTACATGCCCCGGGCCTTCGATCATAACCTGTACATCATGTTTCCAGGCGACCTTTGTCAATTCGCCCAGCGTTTCAAGCTCAGCAAATTGCGCCTCATCATTGGCATCTGCAATAGAACCCGGCCTTAGCCCGTCACCAAGCGAAAATGCAACGTCATAAGCTTTCATGATCTGGCATATATCTTCAAAATGTGTATAAAGGAAATTTTCTTTGTGATGCGACAGGCACCATTTAGCCAGGATTGATCCGCCTCTGGAAACGATACCGGTTACCCTTTTGGCAGTTAAAGGAATATAACGCAACAAAACACCTGCATGGATGGTGAAATAGTCAACACCTTGCTCTGCCTGCTCTATCAGCGTGTCTTTATAAATTTCCCACGTTAATTCTTCAGCTTTACCATCTACTTTTTCAAGCGCCTGGTAGATAGGTACTGTCCCAATCGGCACAGGAGAATTCCTGATGATCCATTCACGTGTCTCATGTATATGATTTCCGGTTGAAAGATCCATGATGTTATCTGCTCCCCAGCGGCAAGCCCAAACTGCTTTTTCAACTTCTTCCTCTATGCTTGATGTGACGGCAGAATTGCCAATATTGGCATTGATCTTTACCAGGAAATTCCTGCCAATAATCATGGGTTCGCTTTCAGGATGGTTGATGTTAGAAGGGATGATGGCTCTACCGGCAGCTACTTCATCCCTTACAAATTCAGGGGTGATAGGTCCCCTTGGTGTGTTTGCTCCGAAACTGTTTCCCGGGTGTTGGCTGCTGGATAGACTGTCTTTTAACTCCCCCATTCGTTGATTTTCTCTGATAGCAATATATTCCATTTCAGGTGTGATGATGCCTTTCTTTGCATAATGCATCTGGGAAACATTCATACCAGGTTTTGCTCTAAGCGGTTTTTTCAGGCTATCAAAACGAAGATGCGCTAAATCACTGTCGGAGCGTCTTTCTTTACCATAATCAGAAGTGATCTCATTCAATTGTTCAACATCTCTACGTTTCAGAATCCATGCTTCCCTGAGTTTGGGAATACCTAACTTTACATCAATTTTTATATTCGGATCAGTATAAGGACCGCTTGTATCATAAA harbors:
- the thiC gene encoding phosphomethylpyrimidine synthase ThiC, producing MKNHKLPSNSTITRAPFPNSKKVYLKGNVHDIKVAMREITVGDSFAHAGIKNGANGNGSNGTTSSGNLDKKVKVTVYDTSGPYTDPNIKIDVKLGIPKLREAWILKRRDVEQLNEITSDYGKERRSDSDLAHLRFDSLKKPLRAKPGMNVSQMHYAKKGIITPEMEYIAIRENQRMGELKDSLSSSQHPGNSFGANTPRGPITPEFVRDEVAAGRAIIPSNINHPESEPMIIGRNFLVKINANIGNSAVTSSIEEEVEKAVWACRWGADNIMDLSTGNHIHETREWIIRNSPVPIGTVPIYQALEKVDGKAEELTWEIYKDTLIEQAEQGVDYFTIHAGVLLRYIPLTAKRVTGIVSRGGSILAKWCLSHHKENFLYTHFEDICQIMKAYDVAFSLGDGLRPGSIADANDEAQFAELETLGELTKVAWKHDVQVMIEGPGHVPMHLIKENMDKQLEICQDAPFYTLGPLTTDIAPGYDHITSAIGAAMIGWYGTAMLCYVTPKEHLGLPNKKDVKDGVITYKLAAHAADLAKGHPGAQYRDNMLSKARFEFRWEDQFNLSLDPDTAREFHDETLPSDNAKVAHFCSMCGPHFCSMKITQEVREYAAKKEISEKKALEKGMEEKAKEFVEGGGEIYM